Proteins encoded together in one Drosophila albomicans strain 15112-1751.03 chromosome 2R, ASM965048v2, whole genome shotgun sequence window:
- the LOC127566062 gene encoding uncharacterized protein LOC127566062 produces the protein MLSIAKHTLLLVLLLYVVPSPIVAVGQVKSLLSDLVANLTGDVTSTIVCVQDGVADALEDLLNGVTASNLGSTVIAAILPVLTKIDTSLVNILALVNSLLATAT, from the exons ATGctttcaattgcaaaacataCACTTTTACTTGTA ctTCTGTTGTATGTGGTGCCTTCGCCAATTGTGGCAGTTGGTCAAGTCAAGTCTCTCCTCTCTGATCTTGTTGCAAATTTAACTGGAGATGTGACTTCCACGATTGTTTGCGTTCAGGACGGCGTAGCCGATGCTTTGGAGGATTTGCTGAATGGCGTCACAGCTAGCAATTTAGGGTCTACGGTGATAGCAGCCATATTGCCAGTTTTGACAAAAATTGATACTTCgttagtaaatattttggcTCTGGTAAATAGTTTGCTTGCTACCGCcacttaa